The following nucleotide sequence is from Hyphomicrobiales bacterium.
GAAGCGCACCGACGCCATCCCGAATCCGCGCTCATCCAGCGCCCGCTTGGCCGCCGCGATCAGCCTCGGGTGGTCAGCGAGCCCGAGATAGTTGTTCGCGCAGAGGTTGAGCAGCGGCCGCACGCCGTCGGTGGTTGCCACCTCGACGTGTGCCGACTGCGGCGTGACGATGACCCGCTCGACCTTCCTCAGCCCCTCGCGTTCGATGGTCTCGAGCGCCTCGCGGGCACTTGCGATGAGGGAACCGGACATCTCCACCTCCTGGTTGCCACCAGCCGACGGGCACCCTCGCAATGGGGTCCGCCGGGAATACAGCAGTCTAGACCAACTGCGGGGCTAGGAGTGAGCCGTTCGTGACCCTATTGTGTGCACTGCACCAACCCGAGGAGGACGCCATGACATCGCTCGCCGAACTTCTCGAAACGAAGCCCATCCTGCTGGCGGACGGCGCCACCGGAACGAACCTTTTCCAGATGGGTCTCGAGGCAGGCGACCCGCCGGAGGAATGGAACATCACCCATCCCGAGCGCATCGAAGCCCTCCACCAGAGCTTCGTCGATGCCGGTGCCGACATCATCCTGACCAACACGTTCGGCGGCAATGCCCGGCGCCTCAAGCTGCACAAGCTGGACGGACGTGTCCGTGAAATCAACGCAGCCGCCGCCCGCATCGCCCGCAAGGTCGCCGACGCGGCCGGACGGCCCGTGGTCGTCGCCGGTTCGGTCGGCCCGACCGGCGATCTCTTTTCCCCACTCGGCGAGTTGACGCACGAAGTAGCCGTCGCCGTGTTCCGTGAACAAATGGAAGGCCTTGCCGAAGGCGGCGCCGACGTCATGTGGATCGAGACCATGTCCGCCGCCGAGGAGATGAACGCAGCCTGCGAGGCGGCCCGCTCGCTCGGCCTGCCCCATACGGTCACCGCCAGCTTCGATACGGCCGGCCGCACCATGATGGGCCTCGAGCCCGGCACCCTCGGCGGCGCCTTGCCGAGCGGCGAGGATGCCCCACTCGCGATCGGCGCCAACTGCGGCGTCGGCGCCTCCGATCTCCTGGTCTCGATCCTCGCCATGACCGAGGCCGACCCGGACCGCATTGTCATCGCCAAGGCCAACTGCGGCGTGCCGCAGGTCAAAGGCGGCGAGGTCGTCTACACCGGCACACCGGAGCTGATGGCACGGTTCGCGCACCTTGCGGCGGATGCCGGTGCCCGAATCGTCGGCGGCTGCTGCGGCACGACGGCCGGCCACCTCGCCGGCATGCGCAAGGCCCTCGACGAGCACACCCCTGGCCCGCGCCCCGACCGCGCCGCGATCGAGGCGGCGACGGGTCCGCTCGTCGCCCCACCGGCCGATGCCGCGCAAGGCAGCGACCGCAGGCGCGGCAGGCGCGGCCGCGGCTGAACCGCCCGAAAACGCACGCAATGGCAGGGTTGGGCTCGCAATGACGGATATCGCCAGCATCTTCGGCACCAGCAAGGGCGCCACCTTCCTCGAGCTTGCCGCCGGCGACCTCTCGGCGCCGGGCGGCGCCATCGCCCTCCTCGGCGTGCCGCACGCAACGCCCTACGGCGCGACTGGCGACTACGCGGCGACCGCGCCAGCGGCGATGCGCAAGGCCATTGCCCGCTATGGCGCGGCGCGCCACCACCAGGACTTCGATTTCGGTGGCCCTTTGCTCGGCTCGCCCGAGGTCGATACCCGCGACTATGGTGATCTCGCCACGG
It contains:
- the bmt gene encoding betaine--homocysteine S-methyltransferase, which produces MTSLAELLETKPILLADGATGTNLFQMGLEAGDPPEEWNITHPERIEALHQSFVDAGADIILTNTFGGNARRLKLHKLDGRVREINAAAARIARKVADAAGRPVVVAGSVGPTGDLFSPLGELTHEVAVAVFREQMEGLAEGGADVMWIETMSAAEEMNAACEAARSLGLPHTVTASFDTAGRTMMGLEPGTLGGALPSGEDAPLAIGANCGVGASDLLVSILAMTEADPDRIVIAKANCGVPQVKGGEVVYTGTPELMARFAHLAADAGARIVGGCCGTTAGHLAGMRKALDEHTPGPRPDRAAIEAATGPLVAPPADAAQGSDRRRGRRGRG